The Lolium rigidum isolate FL_2022 chromosome 2, APGP_CSIRO_Lrig_0.1, whole genome shotgun sequence genomic interval TGCCCATTAGCGATCCTCCTCCTAGTCCTTGCCGCAACGCTGTCCACATGCCCAtccttcttctcctcttgtgcctcTGCTGTTCCTGCCTTCCTGCCTTTCTTCGGTTTACCGCCCCCTGTCACATTGTAGTTAAGGGCCAGGGACAGATCAAGCTTTTGGCCCGTACCATCAGATGCATCATCCTCGTCCGCAGTTCGCTTGCCTAAAATCGACTCCCCATCTGCCATTGATACATCAGAGCCACTCAGGGGTGTGCCTAGCTGGGATagtcctcgcaatggtggaatcaTATCGCTGGAGTGCGGTCCCGATGGTGTACCCCGGCTGTTGCTAGTGATCAACGTCAGATTCTGCATGATCTGCGCGGCATTTGGTGCGAGCCTCACCTCCTCTTTGCTGCTCCCTACCCCCTGCGTCGCCGTCTGGATCCCTGGCACCACCTCCGTCGCGTGAAGTGAGCGCTCCTTCTCCCTAGCCTCCTTGTCCTTACTTTGTTTCAGCTGCAGGTTATTCACGGTATTTGCCAAGTCTCTTTCTATCTCTTCTCCAGTACGACGTTCTTGCTCCTCAAAACCATCATTCGCATCAACAGCTGGGGGAATATCAGTGCTTGGCACACCTTGGTCGGCCTGTGCTTGGCGCCCGACCATCGGTGGGATCCCCAGCGACGAGGAGTTGACGCTACCCTCCGGTGTGTTGAAGCTCAGGAATTTCTTGGCTGCAGGCTCATCCGGCGTTGAGACGGCTCTACTCTGAAACTTCCTCTTTGGCGAGCATCGCAGCGTACCGTCATACTGCAAGGAAGGTGCACCCATGATTCTTCGTTCACATTGTTCCTCGTTGTGCCCAATGAGACCacaatgaaaacagaaaaagggGACTCGCTCATATCTCATGTGGTAGATTTTAGCCGCTTGCTGTCCCTTGGTTATTTTGAAGCGGGCTAGGAGACGTTGATCCAGCGGCCAGTCAATACGAACCCGCAGATACTCACTGAGCTCTAGTCCTTCCGCATCCACGTCCACTGTCACCACCTTGCCAAACTTTGACCCCAGCGTTTCTCCATACTCCTTGGTCTGCTTCTTCCAGGGAACATCATAGAAGCGCACCCATAATCGGACTGTGTCCAGGACAGTGTCAGATGGCTGTGCACTACCAACCAACGGTGCTATCAGGCATGCCACACCTTGGTAGATCCATGGACCACCTTGTTCAACAAATTTAAAGTCTCCCTCTTGACTGAACGTGATGATAAAGAAGTTGTCTTTGAGGGGCTTAAAGATCATCTTACCGCGGACACGCCAAACCTCCGTGAAGTGCTTATGGATCAGCGTATAATTCGCCGCCTTGATCGAATAATAGCGTGCAAGCATCCGCCACACGGTGGGAGTCGCCACAGGGgtctcctcgtcatcatcttcttccatACAGAACTCATCATCCATGGCGGTAACGCCAGCAAGCCTCGCTTCCGGTCCTACGTTCTTTCCTGCTGCCTGCTCTCCATCCCAATTACTCTCCATGGCTTCATCCGCACTCATGATCGCCAGTCGCGATTCTGTTTGGCCCAGCGCAAAGACAGTACCCACCGCCGGCTTCGGGTGGGTAGGACCCTCACCGGTTCCCCCTTGATCACCCCCACCGCCGGTCAGCACCATCCTTTCCGCCGGAGCCGAACTCATCTGCGCGCCTGGATCGTAAGTCGCCGATTGGTTACTAAAGATCTGGATTAGTTCCGATACTCTTCCGCCGCCGATCGGTTTTATATCCCTTCCCTTCCCGATCCAATCTGGAGCGTCTTCTTGGCGGACACGGTTCCAACACCTCTCCCTCGTCGACGTGCTTCTCCTAGACTCTTCCTGGCACTCGTAGACCCTTAGACTACTCAGATCGGGCGCGCTCCCGTCCATGGtagggtggcggcggccgatcgcCTCGGCGTCGCCCGAAGCCCCAGACCCTAGACGTAGCGAAGACTTCAACTTTCTGCCCTCCTTGTCTGGGGAGTACTAAATTATGTACAACAAATACGGTGCAATTACATAGCCAACTGTTTATGGAAATAGGATAGGTGATTATTACTTCCTCTGTTCACTACTATAAGACCTTTTAGATATTTTCGAAAATGCATGTATGTAGatgtgttttagtgtgtaggttcacttATTTCGGTTCGTATCTTGTCCATATTGAAATATCTAAAAGGTCTTACAATagtaaacggagggagtattataatgAGGTGAAACTACAAATAACAACATAAGCATTGAAAGAAACACAAGAGAGAGAACTATTTGGTACAGTCTGTAGTAGTTGAAGATCTGCAATTCGGTCGGATTATCTATCCTATTGGTTCAGTGCTTCGAGTTGATACAAGATTAAGATCTTGATTTCCTTGGCCCATCTATTATTTTCTGTGTAACTTCAAAGGTCGTTTACAAGTACAACACATATATGGGAGTTATAAATAACGAGAACCAGATCAGCTACCATATAAACCAATATATAACCAACAATTGTACAAGCTAATCGAGAGATATATGACTGCACAAGTCAACCAACAAGTCTTATCTAATTGTGCCTGCCAGCTCCTCCTCTTGGCAGCCTCCTAATGAGTGGTGACAGGAACATAGCCGTGTCTAAAATGAAAAAAGGGTTTTCATTTCCATCCTAGTTTAATCACATTTGGGCAGCACCCAAATGTAaatatggtactccctccgtcctgaaAAGGATGTcacagatttatctaaattcggatgtTATCTAAAATTAAACGCGGAGGGAGTATTAGAAAATGACTAGAATTGCAAATTTATACATTGCCTAAAACCATTTTCGGAATGAGTTCACACTAGTTCTTTAATCTTCATGCTTTTAAAGTATATTCATATGTTTCACCAATTATAAAATGCAAAAGGACTATGGACTTATCTTCAAATATTTAATTAGTGCAATGCATTGTAAGCAATATATTTCCTAAAAAAGTATAGTTGTCTTAACTTTATGTTTTGTTGGCAGTACATCATACTGGGTACCTACGATGGTTGTGATCCCGTCAACAAGCTATACTACTGTGAAATTTCTTCACTCCCTCAAGGCATAGAGGGCTTCAAAGAGACAAAACAAATGCTTCCTTTTGTCAAGCTTATAGACAACTTTGATGCTCAGTATCAAGTTGTGGCAAATGATGGTGATGAATTTACCTTCGTGACCAATAAAAATGCTCCGAAGAATAAGCTGGTAAGGGTAAATATAAAAAATCCAGAAGTGTGGACTGATGTTATCTCTGAGCATGAGAGAGACGTGCTTGAATCAGTTGATGCGGTTAACGGAAACCAGTTGGTGGTGTGTTACATGTCAGATGTTAAGCATACTCTGCAGATAAGAGACCTTATAACTGGAAATTTGCTTCATCAGTTGCCTCTAGAGATTGGTTCTGTTTCAGAGGTCTCTTGTAGACGGGAAGACAAGGAAGTTTTTATTGGCTTCACGAGTTTTCTTTCTCCGGGTATTACTTACAGGTGTAACTTAACATCTACAGTCCCTGAAATGAAGGTGTTTCGAGAAATTTCAGTTCCTGGGTTTGATCGCACAGGCTTTGAAGTTAAGCAGGTATACCATGCATGCTCTAATTTATTAACATttaatatgtgaagaatggctaaCAGAGACTACCGATCTAAGTAAATGGTGATTACACGTTTGTTCATGTATCGGTTTAGCACAAAAAAAGTGAGGATATATATTTTGGAGTTTTAACAAATTTACCCATTCTTAAAGTACCAACTCAAAACCCGCAATTGGTGTAGGGAGATAATTTGGAAGTGGGATTTCCTTTCTAATATTACTAAGAGTAGAATTGGTTATTTTCGCAAGTTATGTCttcttgatttaaaagtattgatATGCCAAACTGATTGGAGTTTTGTACTGATCCTGACTTTGGCTAACGTTGCTGATTCTGGTTATCTGGCAAAACTGGTTTTTAATCTAATTTTTGTTAGAGACCTGTCTTCTAATTAGTTTTAAGCTCGTAGCCTCTTCTTTGGCATGTCTTGAAATAGTACTGCTTCCTATATGCACGTTCTTTAGTTATTCACATTACTGTTTTAGTTTTGCTAACTATAttgaatttttcagatttttgtcCCCAGTAAGGATGGAACCAAGATTCCCATGTTCATAATGTCGAAGAAGGATATCGAACTTGATGGATCACATCCAACTTTGCTATATGGTTATGGTGGATTCAACATAAGCATTACCCCTTCTTTCAGTGTTAGTCGTCTTGTTCTATGCAAGAACTTGGGCTCTGTTGTCTGCATTGCGAACATCCGGGGTGGTGGAGAATATGGGGAGGAGTGGCACAAAGCTGGAGCGCTTGCAAAGAAACAAAATTGTTTTGACGACTTCATTGCTTGTGCCGAACAACTCATTTCTGCGGGTTACACAAGTAAGAAGAAAATATGTATTGAAGGTGGAAGCAATGGTGGTCTTCTTGTTGCTGCTTGCATTAATCAGGTTAGAGTAAATACTCATTTTATTACAAAGCTACATTAACTGTTCAAGCTTATCTTGTAGTAATATCAGTACGGTATTTGACATGCATATTTTAACATGTACTATGTTGCAGCGGCCTGATCTATTTGGTTGTGCCCTTGCAAATGTTGGTGTCATGGATATGCTTAGGTTTCACAAGTTCACCATTGGTATGTTCTCGTTTTTTTGTGTGTTTGCCGATTACCTGTGCTTTACTTCTATATTTATATCGATTATCAGTAGATGTTTGATGTTTTCTATATTTTCTGTAGGTCATGCCTGGACTACAGATTATGGGTGTTCAGATAAGGAAGACGAATTCGGCTGGCTTATCAAGTATGAGAGATTCTGTTATTTCCAGATTTGTTTAGACATCATATAGCCATTACTGTGTAGGTTGTGGGGCCACATAGAATTTGGTGGTTGATCTTCCTTCGTTGCAATTCATATCAGTTTCGTCATTTCAGGATTTGCTCTAATAAATTGTTCTCGATACCTTTTTGCTTACTTTTGTGTTGTATTGATGGACATGTACTAGATATTCCCCCCTTCATAACGTGAGGAGACCTTGGGAGCAAAGCTTTGTTGATAATTctcagtatccagcaaccatgttGTTGACAGGTGATCATGATGACCGTGTTGTTCCATTGCACTCGTTGAAGTTGTTGGCAGTAAGTTAAATTTCTGTATCCCATTTCTCCTTTTCATTCTAATGGAAACATGCAATCCTCGGCTGGAATTAGTGTGCTGTTACTACCACTTAGCATTCTATATTCACTATGAAAATTGATGGAATAAATATGTTAGATATGATGTAGTGTAACATATATTCCATAAACGTGGACAATATTGTATTTACATTTTGATTCGTCACTTTTCTTATTTGTGATGAGTGCAGTTATGGTTATTTCTTGATTTTTATTCTGTACATTGTTGTTCATTATTCAAATACCTGCATTCACTAGGGTAAACATAACCACATGATGAAAAGCCAAAAATAGCTGTCATCAGAGATCTCTCTTATTTCATATTGTAAAACCATGTCTTAATGAATGCAAAAGTGAAACTTTATTCTTATAAAAAAGAATGAGTTGGTACTAGGCaccaaaattaattaagatagaaGTGAGGCTCAAACTTGGCTGGCCAACCCGCCTCCTCATGGTGCTAGCCAGTAAGACACACTAAGATACAAGTGGAACTTTTAAGTTTTATAGGACATTTTCAGCCTTCCAGTGACCAACTTGTCATTCACATGAGCATCACAGAGGTTTCTGAATAAGTTATCAACTTTATGTTTTGATGAACTGTATATAGTTTGTATAGATTTTCTTAATTAATCTATATATTTTGATAAGTATCTGGAAGATATGTTTCCATTAGAATGACAAGGCtggctctttttaatgaagtatcAACTTTTCCTGGTTCTCTTTCTGTAAACTGGTTCTCCTTTTGATTGTATGGTTGTTTAGCAGTTTAACGAGAATAATTTCCAGTTAAAATAAAGACAATCTGTTGTGGTTTTTCTTTGTCACTTGTGTGCACTTGTGTCGGTGATAAATTAGGTGTGCTGTTGAATGGAACTAGACTGTCAGGCCATATACAGGTGCTGCCGTTACTGAAACTATGATCCGACCCTGACCAAGTTTTTGTAATTTCAAACCTTAAACTGTATGCTTCACTTtgatgttactccctccgttccatattagttgtcgcagattcagatgtatctataatTGTATATACAAAATATGTCTAGGTACATCCAAGTCATcaactaatatggaacagagggagcaTCAAATATCTTGGTTATCTAAGCATTGTGTGATGATTAGCTGCTTGTTTTCGTGACTTCTATGTTCTTACACCATTTTCTTTACTTGTTTATTCACAGACACTGCAGTATGTCTTGTGCACTAGCACTGAGGACAGCCCACAGACCAACCCAATAATCGGTCGCATTGACCGCAAGTCAGGGCATGGACCTGGCAGGCCAACAAAAAAAAATGGTTTGTGCAAACCCCTACAAGTCCTAGAGTTGCGTCTTAGTCCCCCACTTACTCACTTATTTATTGCATACCCTGCTTTCAATTTCAGATTGATGAAGCCGCAGACCGTTACAGTTTTATGGCAAAGATGTTAGGCACTACATGGACCGAGTAATCCATTCTGCCCATCTGGAGATGGCGAGCACTGAGGATACTCGATGGTGAAAGGCGTGATCCTGGTGGGAAAGATTGCCGACGCTTTGGCTGCCAAACAGTTTTAGCGTTAAGAGTTTTTACAATTCTTTGAAGCTCACAATGCTTACAAAATGTTTGTGTTGTGGCTTATCCAAATTTGGGAATGTGTGAAAGAATGTATTCTCTCATATATAAAAGGGGCGTTTTGGCCGTGATGATGTATTGGTTTGAGGCCAAGAATGTGCTATTCTGCTTACTTTTGCTGTTGAAATCGACAAACCGAGCTATCCACTTTGAAAATTAGTGTTGATTGATTTTGCATACAAGAAGTGTGATTTGTGACTTGCTTTGGAACCTATCGTGACTTTGCTATGGAAAGTTATGTTTGCCTCATTTTCCTTTCTATGAATTTGGTTTGGGTTTTGCAGTTTTTGTGTGAAactatctttgatttgattcatgTATAGACTAGATGAACTTGATTTGTCAGAGATTTTGACTAACTGTGTCTCCAAAATTTTAAACCAGAGTATTTGAATCGGTATCCTTGAAAGCCCCTTTACACTCCACAATTTAATTGAGTTAATGAATTTATATGTAAAAAAAGGATAAATGTTGTGTGTTAAAAGGTTCTGTTAATTTAATGAATTTGTATTCTCTCATATATAAAAAGTGCATATAAATAACTTCATTTTCAGTAGACAGAGATCCATTCGTTTTCGGGTCGTCAAAATCCCCCCTCCCCCGCGAACAGAACAGAGGAGCATCGAAGGTGCGGAGCCATGGCGGGGATCCTGGCGTGGGCGGCCGACGTGGTCGGCGGCGCCGGAGACAGCGAcgacgaggccgccgccgccgccgaaagcGAGCGCGCCGCGGCCATGACCCCGGAGCAGCGGCTCCGCGCCGCCGACCTGGACGCGCGGGCGTCGTCGCTGCGGCGCGCGATCCAGGATCTGCGCGCCCGCGTGCCCCCGCCGCACGTCGCTCAGCGGCTGCCGCACCTGCACGCGCACTccctcgcctcctccgccgccctcgCGCTCCAGCTCAACGCCCACTCCTCCACCAAGGAGCAGGTGAGCGCAACCAACACCGCGTGGCTCTTCCTTCTTTCGTACTCCAGTTCTCAGCGTTCGTGCAGATCCAATAGTGCATTAGTCAATGGATTTCATTGGATTAACCTTCGGCTGAAGCCATAATTAAGAGATTTGCATTCAATATCTCTAATGCGACCTGTAAACTTTCTGTAGGCACTGGAAAGAGAGATAAGAATTCAACAAGAAAATACTGCCTATGAGAAGGCTATATCAGATTGTCGACAGAAAATTCAGGAAAAGCAGATGGAGGCCAGTCTGCTTCAGAGTAATTTGAAGGTGCATTGTTGTGCTACTTAAGTACTTTTGTCACCCTTCCGTCATTTTCTCTCGCTTATCCCCACATAGTTTCCTTCATCAGTACTATGGGCCAAAGACCCCCATATGGTAGCATCAAATCAGGTGGCAGTTATATCTTAAGAAATAGACTAGTTTTGGATTTCCATCTTAACATGTAGGATTTTGTTAGATTATGATTGAGAATTCCAGTTTGGGTCTGACTTGTGAATCACCGAGTGACATTTCTGTACTGCTTAAGTCAAGAGCTGTCCTATATATAACTGTAAATTATGCCTTTCTTAGATTAAGAAAGGTAGAAGGCCTGTCCGAAACAAGAGCATCTTCCCCTCTTGAAAAGTGAAAACCGCGGGGCCTATAAATCTGCTACTCCCTCTGTCTCTGGAAACATGTcgaagatttgtcaaaatttgaatgtatctattactatttagtgtctagatacatccaaattttactAAACCTTCGACATGTttcctgggacggagggagtaattttgTTATTATGTGCTTTTTGTGAACCACGAATCCACGATTCAGCCATGGTAACTATTGAGCTGAAAACAAAGTACTTTAGGAGAAAGAAGAGACCATAGCTTTTGTTTTTGAACTTCAGATGGGAGCTTGCTTACTCGTAATTACAATGCACATCCGTTTTATAGGACTGTCTCTGACTTGCCTTCAAGACTTTGACTTACCTTCAGCAATTCAGTCTTTTTAAAACTCATCTTCAGCAATACAAACTAAGTCGAAGTCTCAAATTCTATTTGTAGAAACTCAAATTAATTACCCATGAATCTAATTCCCAACCAATAATGTTCCAACAGGGCCTACATGAAGCAGGGCTACAGTACCCGAGACACAAGATGCTACTTAGCAGATTATGCACATTTTTCCCCCATATTTTATACTTCTAACAAATGTTTATCCACCGTGGATATAGCTACTCCCTAAGATATGCAAGGTGATGAGGACAGATAATCAATATATGAAAGAACTAGTTAGCTGAAGCCATAACCTCGCGGGCAGGGAATATAGTGTTAATCTTATAGGAATCATCACCCATGGTTATGCTTGAACCTTCAGCTCCTTAGCTCAAGCTGGCTTTTACCGGGTCCTAGACCTCAAGAGTTAGGAATTAAGAAAACTCCCCAAATAATGTGTCTTTTTTAACACATTTTTCCCGTTTCACCGATACAAACCTTAATAGAATATGACGTTTGTAGGAAATGGAAATTGCAGAGCTGGATTTAAAGGCAAAGGTTGACAATGCTATCAAGGAGCAAGAGGCTACTCAACATGAAGCATCAACAGCTTCTGAAGCTACTGGAAATGCTCTGCTAGATGCTGAATCATTGATTAATCTCAAGTCAATGGACTtggaagagaagaagggagagttgGTATGACATTTCATAGTATCTTTTGTGGATCTAAAACAGGATATTCAGTTGCTGATGACTATTTTCACTTACACAGAAACTATTGGAAGACAAGGTGCAAAGATTGGACAAAGTATGGTCTTTGGTTGAAGAAGAGTCTTTGAAAACTCCCAGTCCTGGTACCTTTTCCTGATGAGTATTGACCTTTTTATTCACTAGCTGTGTTCTCTTCATCCTAGTTACAGAAGTACGGATAACATGGATTGGTGAAACTGTTACCTTGCAGTTTTCTGAAACAATGTAAATCTTAGTAAACCAAACAAGTGTTTAGTGCTTTTTGATAAAGAATAAGCAACATGGCTAAAGCTACATATATACCTACAAAAGCACCCATTGTGGTCAACAAAGATAGTTTTAATGTTTTGTCTCATGCATGTATGTACTATCGAGTTGTTCACTTTTGGGAGTTGGATATCGTTTATTTTTTGTtggattagtttttttttttgtgtggcaTTGTTCTTTGTGAGGTGGCAAACCGGCTAAGCTGTGTGCCAAGGTCCATGGATCTGAATCCATAACGCTTAAAGGATGATGTTACCCGTACCCGTTAGTGCCTTGTTCAGTGGCAATGGTAGGTAATCCATTTGCGGAAataaaatggctgggagttttgTCACTTTGTTTCAAACATCCAAGAACACCTTTCTTTGAACCTTGACATAAAAACCtgaacaaacttttgttacaaactaATAGTAATACCGGTTGTATCTCCTCGTAGGATGTAGTGCCAAGGAGGCAAGGACAAGTAGTTAAGTTGTTCTCTTTTCTTCTTAAGAAGTAATAATGCTCAGTTAGACACAGCAAATATATATGTTTGATGTTGCTTCGTGTGGTTTAACTCGGTTGTCCTCTCTCACATGTGCAGCCCAGAGGGAGAAGACACTTGAGAAACAACTACATAGCCTCATTGAACAGTTGACAACTAAACAAGTGAGTTCAATTTCTTCAGTCTACCAACTGCATTGTATTGGTATTTTCTCAAAACTACTTCTCTCCTAATATCCTAAAAACTTACTATTGGTTTGCCAATTTCCAGGCTCAAGCTGAAAGGCTCATCACTGATATACACACCAAAGAAAAGGATCTGGAAAGGTTGAACAGTATACATAGAAATCTCCACAGCATCTCCAGTGAAGCAGGCGCACCACGGAATCGGTTCAGCGGGGGGCTTTTGAGCGGCGACGAAGATTCTGGCGCCAAAGGTGTCCGCAGACCCAGCCAATCCGGTGGCGTTAGAACGGAAGGTCAGAAAAGGTTGATGTTTCTTAGGTCTGCTTTTGTTCTCTATATCTTGGCACTGCACGTCGTGGTCTTTATAAAGATATCGGTTTCAAACTAGGCAGCATACCAAACACAGGTACTGAGCTCTTGTGTAGATAATACAAGTAAAATTGACAGTAGATGTATTTCATGGAGCTGAACTAGGAGCCCCCCTGAGTTGGGCCTTGATTGATAAGCACGTCGATGTGGTTCGTTCTGCGTATTGTTTCCTGTTCCTGAGAATGTTCCTAAGATAAGATTTCAAGTTTACTTGCCCACCACACGGTGCATAATTCACCTCTTATGCAACTTGAATCTCTAACCTTTTGTCAGGCAATGTATGTGAATGATTGTATGGAGTCAGTCCCGATTTTTGTGTGTCATGAGCAGTGCATTTTCCCTTGTTTCTTTTGAGGTTATGAGGGGAAGTTGTGCAGTTTCCTGTTCTGTTACAGTTCATCATGCAGTTTTTTAAGAGATTATTACTAGTACTATTATTATTGAAAAAACAATTCTGCTTCACCTATGTTTTCTGTGTTTGTGTTTCTTACTACGTGTACTGTGCGGTGTCGATTACTTTTTTCTTGTAAAAGTACTTCACTGTAAAATTCGAAGAAAAGGGTACTGATTTCACCTAACGTTTTCATTTTTCATCCTACCACGTAGGTAATCCAGTGCCGTTGCTAGGGTTGGCAACCTGTGATGTCAGTGCACTTTATTGTCAGTATATACTCTGGACTGACTGCTAAAGTGGCAAAACAGTAAATTACTAGAAATTAGTAATACTACAAATTTATAACTCGATCCATGAGGGTAAGTACAGTAGTACGTATCATCATTAGTTTAGTCTTTGGAACGGAACTGCACGTGGCTTGCCTGAAAATATCTGACCTTATCTTATCTGTTCTCTTAGCTGCTAACTGAAGTACTCTACCTGGGTTGCCGTTTTGGTGCTTGAACGGTCGTTGCCAGTTTAAGGATCGTCGTTGCTATTTCCAACCTATGTAGGCCCCTAAACCAACCCGTTCATGCTTGATTTCCTACCCACCTTTAGATTGCCCCTTGTTTTTTAATCCTTGTAGCAAAAGAAGAATTTTCTCCCATGGAGCCGTGTAgcacctttttctttctttagtTGCTATTTGCCAATAATCAATTATCCATTCACAAGTACTAGCAGTATCAAACAGCCTACTTCCTGCATTGCCGCGGCGGAACAAGTGAGCTCGTGTGTACTCatctttttttgaaatggaggcaTAAGCCCCAGCCTATGCATCGACTGATGCACGTAATTTTTATTTCATTATTAGAGTAGCGTACTTAGTTTTAGAAAAGATTACATTATGGATCGCACAAGATTGACACATATAGTAACCATCTAAACAAAGAGTATGATAAGAGATGCATAGACACTAATATGCTAGGCGGAAATCAAAACGCTAGCTGCACTGGCTGTGCATATCCCTCGCAACCCTCTCTAGCCGATTGCACCTAGTATCCAAATCCACTCGTTTCTCCATTAGCTTTAGCTGTAGGTAGGACCACATATGGATTCAATGGATATCCATGGGAATAACCTGCATAAAAGATGAAGATTTTGCATTGTTAAAGATATAGTCATTACGCACATTCCAAATGACCCATAGTAAAGCACAAACGCCTACATGTATTTGTAGTTTATCATTCTTATTAACATCCTTAAGCCAATTTCTAAACAGATTATTGATACTAGTTGGGGATGTAATATTGAAAACCATATACACAATACGCCAACTATTTTGGCCAGAGGACACGTGATGAATAAATGTTGAATGGTCGCCTCATGatcacagaaacaacattttTTATTGCCATGCCAATTACGTTTTATGAGCTTATCTTTTGTAAGAATTACTTTCTTGAACAAAAACCAAATAAAAATTCTGATTTTTAGTGGTactttcatcttccaaatatACTTCCTTAAAAAGTGGTATGTTAATAATACCTACATAAGTTGTTCTCTATTCACACTCCGCGTCAGTTTTATCCGACAGGTTTAATCGACGTAGACATAATACGCACATCTTACCTCTATGAACGCCTCCGAAAGACCAAGCCTGCggattgaatcttgaaattgacgaagtcaccacaggcgtctcgctatcgacgggaacgtcgccaccTACTGAATAAATATTCCACCTTTTATAAGACACACATATATCAAACTTAAGGTTTAAACTTTGGTGGGCTAGGGTACAACAACctttcctaaccacccaacctcaggttggttctcctaTTTCTCTGATTTCTCTTATCAAAGAAGGCCTAAAGTTGCAAAACAATGTAGGAGTATTTCAAACTAGTGTCACAAATTTAGAACCCTATCCATGCCAGTTGGTGAGATCGGTTTAAAAGGCACACGGACCTTTGAGTCTTGGGAACGGAGTCGTACGTGGGTCACGTAACGTGGCTTGCTTGCAAGTATCCGACCTTATCTGTTCTCTTGCTGCTACGCTAAAAGCTTACTTGCTACTTGGGTTGCCGTTTTGGTGCCTGAACAGGCATTGCCACTCTAGATCGTCGTTGCTATTTCCACTCTAGATCACTACTCCCTCGCGTGCCAGCCCATTCTTGCTTGACTTCCTGTTTATCTTTGGATAGCCCTTTCATTTTTAAATTCGATTAGCAAAAGAAGAAATTGCCATTCCAACCCAAATGGTTGCTAGCTGTTCGGGCAATTTTGCTCTATAGCTAATGACCATACAGAACCGCTTAATTTAAAAGTAATTAAGAAACACATGAATTAGGAGAGCTTAAATGTTAGGTA includes:
- the LOC124691338 gene encoding prolyl endopeptidase-like isoform X3, which encodes MGSVAGDAARLSYPPARRDDSVVDTYHGAQIPDPYRWLEDPDSEETKEFVEKQADLAESVLAGCGDREGLRREVTRLFDHPRHGAPFRRGSNYFHFLNSGLQAQSVLYVQDGLDAEAQVLLDPNTLSTDGTVALSTYSISKDGKYFAYGLSESGSDWVTIRVMRIADRQPTSDKLSWVKFSSISWTHDGKGFFYGRYPAPGVGLDAGTETNINLNQQIYYHVMGSDQSEDILCWKDPENPKYSFGASVTEDGKYIILGTYDGCDPVNKLYYCEISSLPQGIEGFKETKQMLPFVKLIDNFDAQYQVVANDGDEFTFVTNKNAPKNKLVRVNIKNPEVWTDVISEHERDVLESVDAVNGNQLVVCYMSDVKHTLQIRDLITGNLLHQLPLEIGSVSEVSCRREDKEVFIGFTSFLSPGITYRCNLTSTVPEMKVFREISVPGFDRTGFEVKQIFVPSKDGTKIPMFIMSKKDIELDGSHPTLLYGYGGFNISITPSFSVSRLVLCKNLGSVVCIANIRGGGEYGEEWHKAGALAKKQNCFDDFIACAEQLISAGYTSKKKICIEGGSNGGLLVAACINQRPDLFGCALANVGVMDMLRFHKFTIGHAWTTDYGCSDKEDEFGWLIKYSPLHNVRRPWEQSFVDNSQYPATMLLTGDHDDRVVPLHSLKLLATLQYVLCTSTEDSPQTNPIIGRIDRKSGHGPGRPTKKND
- the LOC124691338 gene encoding prolyl endopeptidase-like isoform X2; protein product: MLLLHKSLPHLHRVLTPRRPPPKSFALPPPRRRTLTRAAAMGSVAGDAARLSYPPARRDDSVVDTYHGAQIPDPYRWLEDPDSEETKEFVERQADLAESVLAGCGDREGLRREITRLFDHPRHGAPFRRGDNYFHFHNSGLQPQSVLYVQDGLDAEAQVLLDPNTLSTDGTVALSTYSISKDGKYFAYGLSESGSDWVTIRVMRIADRQPTSDKLSWVKFSSISWTHDGKGFFYGRYPAPGVGLDAGTETNINLNQQIYYHVMGSDQSEDILCWKDPENPKYSFGASVTEDGKYIILGTYDGCDPVNKLYYCEISSLPQGIEGFKETKQMLPFVKLIDNFDAQYQVVANDGDEFTFVTNKNAPKNKLVRVNIKNPEVWTDVISEHERDVLESVDAVNGNQLVVCYMSDVKHTLQIRDLITGNLLHQLPLEIGSVSEVSCRREDKEVFIGFTSFLSPGITYRCNLTSTVPEMKVFREISVPGFDRTGFEVKQIFVPSKDGTKIPMFIMSKKDIELDGSHPTLLYGYGGFNISITPSFSVSRLVLCKNLGSVVCIANIRGGGEYGEEWHKAGALAKKQNCFDDFIACAEQLISAGYTSKKKICIEGGSNGGLLVAACINQRPDLFGCALANVGVMDMLRFHKFTIGHAWTTDYGCSDKEDEFGWLIKYSPLHNVRRPWEQSFVDNSQYPATMLLTGDHDDRVVPLHSLKLLATLQYVLCTSTEDSPQTNPIIGRIDRKSGHGPGRPTKKND
- the LOC124691338 gene encoding prolyl endopeptidase-like isoform X4, translated to MLLLHKSLPHLHRVLTPRRPPPKSFALPPPRRRTLTRAAAMGSVAGDAARLSYPPARRDDSVVDTYHGAQIPDPYRWLEDPDSEETKEFVERQADLAESVLAGCGDREGLRREITRLFDHPRHGAPFRRGDNYFHFHNSGLQPQSVLYVQDGLDAEAQVLLDPNTLSTDGTVALSTYSISKDGKYFAYGLSESGSDWVTIRVMRIADRQPTSDKLSWVKFSSISWTHDGKGFFYGRYPAPGVGLDAGTETNINLNQQIYYHVMGSDQSEDILCWKDPENPKYSFGASVTEDGKYIILGTYDGCDPVNKLYYCEISSLPQGIEGFKETKQMLPFVKLIDNFDAQYQVVANDGDEFTFVTNKNAPKNKLVRVNIKNPEVWTDVISEHERDVLESVDAVNGNQLVVCYMSDVKHTLQIRDLITGNLLHQLPLEIGSVSEVSCRREDKEVFIGFTSFLSPGITYRCNLTSTVPEMKVFREISVPGFDRTGFEVKQIFVPSKDGTKIPMFIMSKKDIELDGSHPTLLYGYGGFNISITPSFSVSRLVLCKNLGSVVCIANIRGGGEYGEEWHKAGALAKKQNCFDDFIACAEQLISAGYTSKKKICIEGGSNGGLLVAACINQRPDLFGCALANVGVMDMLRFHKFTIGHAWTTDYGCSDKEDEFGWLIKYSPLHNVRRPWEQSFVDNSQYPATMLLTGDHDDRVVPLHSLKLLATLQYVLCTSTEDSPQTNPIIGRIDRKSGHGPGRPTKKNGLCKPLQIDEAADRYSFMAKMLGTTWTE